One Triticum dicoccoides isolate Atlit2015 ecotype Zavitan chromosome 5B, WEW_v2.0, whole genome shotgun sequence genomic window carries:
- the LOC119306368 gene encoding blue copper protein 1a-like → MAFKQMLVAVVAAAALAVSFFPGLAVATEHMVGDDRGWTLNFNYTAWAETKQFVVGDTLVFMYNIAAHNVVEVGGPDFLSCTKPANAVVWTSGEDRVTLDKAGRRWFFCAVGQHCQNGMKLKITVLETGAPTPQPAPFA, encoded by the exons ATGGCTTTCAAGCagatgctcgtcgccgtggtcgctgCGGCCGCCCTCGCCGTGTCGTTCTTCCCAGGGCTCGCCGTCGCCACGGAGCACATGGTCGGCGATGACAGGGGCTGGACCCTCAATTTCAACTACACGGCCTGGGCCGAGACAAAGCAGTTCGTCGTCGGCGACACGCTAG TGTTCATGTACAACATCGCCGCCCACAATGTGGTGGAGGTGGGCGGGCCGGACTTCCTCTCGTGCACCAAGCCGGCCAACGCCGTCGTCTGGACCTCCGGCGAGGACCGCGTCACGCTCGACAAGGCCGGACGCAGGTGGTTCTTCTGCGCCGTCGGCCAGCACTGCCAGAACGGCATGAAGCTCAAGATCACCGTCCTCGAGACCGGTGCACCAACTCCCCAGCCGGCCCCGTTCGCATAA
- the LOC119306370 gene encoding blue copper protein 1a-like yields the protein MASKQMLVAVFAAVALAVAFLPGLAVATEHMVGDDKGWTLNFNYTAWAETKQFVVGDTLVFKYNSAVHNLVEVGGPDFLSCNEPANAVVLTSGEDRVTLDKAGRKWFLCAVGQHCQNGMKLKITILETPAPTPQPAPTNPAGKLQARFGEAAAAVTALAMAVLVL from the exons ATGGCGTCCAAGCAGATGCTCGTCGCCGTGTTCGCCGCGGTTGCCCTCGCCGTGGCCTTCCTCCCGGGGCTCGCCGTCGCCACGGAGCACATGGTCGGCGACGACAAGGGCTGGACCCTCAACTTCAACTACACGGCCTGGGCCGAGACCAAGCAGTTCGTCGTCGGTGACACGCTAG TGTTCAAGTACAACAGCGCCGTTCACAATCTGGTGGAGGTGGGCGGGCCGGACTTCCTCTCGTGCAACGAGCCGGCCAACGCCGTCGTCTTGACCTCCGGCGAGGACCGGGTCACGCTCGACAAGGCCGGACGCAAGTGGTTCCTCTGCGCCGTCGGCCAGCACTGCCAGAACGGCATGAAGCTCAAGATCACCATCCTCGAGACCCCCGCGCCGACTCCCCAGCCAGCCCCGACCAACCCTGCTGGCAAGCTGCAGGCGCGCTTCGGTGAGGCAGCGGCCGCGGTCACTGCGCTCGCCATGGCCGTGCTCGTGCTCTAG